A region of Lycium barbarum isolate Lr01 chromosome 3, ASM1917538v2, whole genome shotgun sequence DNA encodes the following proteins:
- the LOC132630523 gene encoding uncharacterized protein LOC132630523, producing MALESPYFTKLMELMDCNLQVKQDDSIGMTKKAATPMRNTGSYAENRSKRINDPRRSKEYVDSKTKRNVDEDDDEEHPAVAPSMCRYTNVNVMQDIRGKLTDPQMDMFRNSCFGKYLRMQQLDVQAQIFRCFMVKELRGSTYRLMVEYFGRNQENQLPVKRHELIECFNKTVWDDKEDDTVKMAILYFINTWVHCDEPNSTNIPRIHFDVVEDGRYNEYPWGKDSFRELVVSIGQKYAGFKKYYRIHGLPLAMQVWLYECCSKVPSTIAVKTGNLIPRILNWRTTEGKPEFKRMMDGMFRDDKNPSCRFEEVVPTPHELKTLKLPPVAHDIPDVKHGVDGVHGTDLVDDDYDNFSTTPPHLSSGKQQQRSANSDSPRGKKRTQFPVSVPPSRKQPSRKESRIKGTRKPDAPTAPRTDEFKLIREEIRIFKKEVFDYMDNNFKKLLDAIKGNQTPDKVGDTMLKADLHSDGGISQGNQSGGAVKLSTKENQGGGATSAQRSHPVVEGVGLPINDPVSVVDVDKETGVKSDAQTDGVPITPIHLNFDESQQIGDMENANAEFTASEEMVADLLINCPLACVIPLGPPPVPRDDQTDLSSLRTPQNVDNNPVTISQWMIPDSQISIQLGVQPTTGQSSTNETEQQVGVQPIVGHSSSDETGQQVPVQPNAGQSSSGETAQFSNFEKQIIVHPGAARERKPSKYNLSPYCPNFNSAGSSAKNIGPCIYQKKHPFVDHPINAPLDTSFLQEYQKWLEKDLLKSHDKRKPNENHYRKNKEGLDPADAELRLHLGVTAVADKNWFYLLSMDGKLWTDEVDGVGLDINLLVEHSTVQGKYHNNSNYRFTTASCIFHTLVAEIYKSWENPDSSTCVASKEDELCEYINGHRLLANVPWYTVDNVLIPVNIKEENHWILVVISFTDRSIYVYNSYRAAGHDAVVRVGVKMLATLVTHSLQMTDFYEKKADIDFVTHPSYRNREQTDNFDIVNVDNLPQQAPSSMDCGVYVAAFAEYLSSSAIIPTEFDAKLLRMRYGALLCDYAWDKSNNNASSDNEQPPRPIRPAVDYDAVDKEDLD from the exons ATGGCATTGGAATCACCATACTTCACCAAATTGATGGAGTTGATGGATTGCAACTTGCAAGTCAAACAAGATG ATTCAATTGGAATGACTAAGAAAGCTGCTACTCCGATGAGAAATACAG GCTCTTATGCTGAGAATCGTTCAAAAAGAATTAACGATCCTAGGCGTTCTAAGGAATATGTTGATTCGAAGA CCAAACGTAATgtggatgaggatgatgatgaagag CACCCTGCTGTGGCACCATCTATGTGTAGATACACGAATGTTAATGTAATGCAAGATATTAGAGGCAAACTAACAGATCCACAGATGGATATGTTTAGGAATTcttgttttggtaaatatcttAGAATGCAACAATTGGATGTACAAGCACAGATTTTTCGGTGCTTTATGGTCAAAGAACTTAGGGGCAGTACATATAG GCTTATGGTTGAGTATTTTGGTAGAAATCAGGAGAACCAATTGCCAGTTAAAAGACACGAGCTTATTGAGTGTTTCAACAAGACTGTCTGGGATGATAAAGAGGATGACACAGTCAAGATGGCaatattgtatttcataaataCGTGGGTACATTGTGATGAGCCGAACTCAACAAACATACCAAGGATCCATTTTGATGTTGTAGAGGACGGGAGATATAATGAGTATCCTTGGGGTAAAGATTCGTTTAGAGAGTTGGTTGTAAGCATCGGGCAGAAATATGCTggttttaagaaatattataggattcatggtTTGCCGCTTGCTATGCAAGTATGGTTGTATGAATGTTGCTCAAAAGTCCCGTCCACCATTGCAGTTAAGACGGGGAATTTAATTCCTAGAATTTTGAACTGGCGGACTACGGAAGGAAAACCAGAATTCAAGAGAATGATGGATGGCATGTTCAGAGACGATAAAAATCCG TCTtgtagatttgaggaagttgtgCCAACACCCCATGAGTTGAAAACTCTTAAATTGCCTCCTGTTGCACATGACATACCAGACGTCAAACATGGAGTTGATGGTGTACATGGTACTGATTTGGTAGACGATGATTACGATAATTTTAGTACCACACCACCGCATCTGTCCAGTGGCAAACAGCAACAAAGGAGTGCCAATTCTGATTCCCCGCGAGGCAAGAAACGGACGCAGTTTCCAGTTTCTGTTCCTCCTTCCAGGAAACAACCATCACGGAAGGAATCTAGGATAAAAGGGACAAGGAAACCAGATGCACCTACAGCACCCCGAACAGATGAGTTTAAACTGATAAGGGAAGAgattcggattttcaagaaagaa gtgtttgactacatggataacaacttcaaaaagttgttagatgcaataaagggcaatcaaacaccagataag GTCGGCGACACAATGTTAAAAGCTGACTTACATAGTGATGGTGGGATTTCTCAAGGCAATCAAAGTGGCGGTGCAGTAAAGCTTTCAACCAAAGAGAATCAAGGTGGTGGTGCCACTTCCGCGCAGAGGAGTCATCCAGTG gttgagggagttgggttgccaattaatgatccggtttctgttgttgatgtggataaaGAAACTGGAGTTAAAAGTGATGCACAAACAGATGGAGTGCCCATAACACCAATCCATTTAAATTTTGAT GAATCTCAGCAAATCGGCGATATGGAGAATGCTAATGCTGAATTTACCGCATCAGAGGAAATGGTAGCGGACTTGCTAATCAACTGCCCTTTAGCATGTGTTATTCCTCTCGGTCCTCCTCCAGTACCACGCGATGATCAAACCGATTTGTCAAGTTTAAGAACTCCTCAGAATGTGGACAATAACCCGGTAACCATCTCTCAGTGGATGATTCCTGATTCTCAGATATCAATCCAACTTGGAGTGCAACCAACAACCGGACAAAGTTCAACTAATGAAACTGAACAACAAGTTGGAGTACAACCGATAGTTGGCCACAGTTCAAGCGATGAAACTGGACAACAAGTTCCCGTACAACCAAATGCGGGCCAAAGCTCAAGTGGTGAGACTGCACAGTTTTCAAACTTTGAAAAACAGATCATTGTCCATCCAGGTGCTGCCCGAGAAAGGAAACCAAGCAAATATAACCTGTCCCCTTATTGTCCCAATTTCAACTCAGCGGGTTCTTCTGCCAAAAATATCGGTCCTTGCATTTATCAGAAAAAACACCCATTTGTTGACCACCCTATAAATGCCCCGTTAGATACTTcgtttcttcaagaatatcaaaagTGGCTTGAGAAGGATCTGTTGAAATCGCATGACAAAAG GAAGCCAAATGAAAATCATTACAGAAAGAACAAGGAAGGACTCGATCCTGCGGATGCCGAACTTCGGTTGCATTTAGGCGTTACAGCCGTAGCCGACAAAAACTGGTTCTACTTGTTATCTATGGATGGGAAACTTTGGACTGATGAA gttgatGGAGTAGGTTTAG ACATTAATTTACTAGTTGAGCACAGTACTGTCCAG gggaagtatcacaataacagCAACTATAGATTCACCACTGCCAGCTGTATTTTTCACACTTTAGTTGCTGAAATTTACAAATCTTGGGAAAACCCTGATTCATCCACATGTGTCGCCAGTAAGGAAGATGAACTGTGTGAGTACATTAACGGGCACAGGCTGTTGGCTAATGTACCATGGTATACTGTTGACAACGTACTAATTCCTGTCAACAtaaaagaggaaaatcactggatTTTGGTTGTGATATCATTCACTGACAG GTCCATCTACGTATACAACTCATACCGAGCTGCAGGGCATGATGCTGTCGTTAGAGTCGGAGTGAAAATGTTGGCTACTCTAGTGACACATAGTCTACAAATGACTGATTTCTATGAGAAGAAGGCGGATATAGATTTTGTCACACATCCTTCTTATAGAAATAGAGAACAGACCGACAACTTTGACATTGTGAATGTAGACAATCTCCCGCAACAAGCTCCCTCTAGCAT ggattgtggtgtgtatgtggcagcCTTCGCTGAATACTTGAGCTCAAGTGCAATCATCCCAACCGAATTCGATGCAAAGTTACTCCGTATGAGATATGGTGCCCTTTTATGCGACTATGCATGGGATAAGTCAAACAACAATGCATCAAGTGATAACGAGCAGCCTCCAAGACCAATTAGACCGGCAGTTGATTACGATGCAGTTGATAAAGAGGATCTTGATTAG